The Nitrospirota bacterium genome has a segment encoding these proteins:
- the rplT gene encoding 50S ribosomal protein L20, whose amino-acid sequence MPRAKGGFKTRRRRKKILKLATGYYGAKSRLYRIATEAVDRALQYAYKDRRAKKRDFRSLWIIRINAAVRALGMTYSQFMKGMSKAGIKLNRKTLADIALTDPKAFSELCETIKSK is encoded by the coding sequence ATGCCAAGGGCAAAGGGTGGTTTTAAGACAAGAAGAAGAAGGAAAAAAATACTTAAGCTGGCAACGGGTTATTACGGCGCCAAAAGCCGTCTTTACAGAATTGCAACGGAAGCGGTTGACAGGGCGCTTCAGTATGCCTACAAAGACAGAAGGGCAAAAAAGAGAGATTTCCGTTCATTATGGATTATAAGGATTAATGCCGCTGTCAGGGCGCTTGGCATGACATACAGCCAGTTTATGAAGGGTATGTCAAAGGCAGGCATAAAGCTTAACAGAAAAACACTCGCAGACATAGCCTTAACTGACCCGAAGGCCTTCAGCGAGCTTTGTGAAACCATAAAAAGTAAATAG
- the thrS gene encoding threonine--tRNA ligase gives MIEKLEKDNETLEVYRHSTSHIMAHAVKEIYPDAKLAIGPSTSEGFYYDFDCRTPIAEEDLKKIEEKMLEIIKANRPFLRKDISRAEAVELFKELGEPYKIELLEEIQDETVSVYEEGGFTDLCRGPHLKSTKEVKAFKLLSVAGAYWRGDEKNKMLQRIYGTAFFDKDALKKYLDFLEEVKRRDHRRLGKELDLFSINDDIGAGLVLWHPKGAAIRKIIENFWTDEHQKAGYKILYTPHMAKLDLWRKTGHLDFYSENMYSPMEIEGQEYEIKPMNCPFHISIYKSRLRSYRDLPIRFAELGTVYRYERSGVLHGLLRVRGFTQDDAHIFCSEDQIEDEVLRVLDFTIFILKTFGFNEYDIYLSTRPEKYVGSLEIWETATNALKNALQHKGLQYSVDPGEGVFYGPKIDIKVKDCLGRPWQCSTIQVDFNIPERLDVTYRGADNKDYRPIMVHRALMGSLERFFGILIEHHAGMFPLWLAPVQLCVLSISERQAEYAKSVAELFQKDGFRVELNTENEKIGYKIREATLSKIPYLCIIGDKEMAGGTVNARKRNGENLGEMPLEKLKSILRDETTDRR, from the coding sequence ATCATAGAAAAATTGGAAAAAGACAACGAAACGCTTGAGGTTTACCGCCACAGCACATCCCACATAATGGCTCATGCCGTAAAGGAAATTTATCCTGATGCAAAACTCGCTATAGGACCTTCTACGTCTGAGGGCTTTTATTATGATTTTGACTGTCGGACGCCGATTGCTGAAGAAGACCTGAAAAAAATTGAAGAAAAAATGCTGGAAATTATTAAGGCCAACAGGCCTTTTTTGCGGAAAGATATTTCAAGGGCTGAGGCAGTTGAACTTTTTAAAGAACTCGGCGAACCTTATAAGATTGAACTTCTTGAGGAAATACAGGATGAAACTGTTTCCGTGTACGAAGAAGGAGGTTTCACAGACCTCTGCCGCGGACCTCACTTAAAGTCAACAAAAGAGGTTAAGGCTTTTAAGCTCCTCTCTGTTGCCGGAGCCTACTGGCGCGGGGACGAGAAGAATAAAATGCTTCAGAGGATTTACGGCACGGCATTTTTTGACAAGGATGCGCTGAAAAAATATCTTGATTTTCTTGAAGAGGTAAAAAGAAGAGACCACAGGAGGCTCGGAAAAGAACTGGACCTCTTCAGCATTAACGACGACATAGGCGCAGGGCTCGTGCTCTGGCACCCGAAGGGAGCCGCAATCAGGAAAATTATTGAAAATTTTTGGACTGATGAGCACCAGAAAGCAGGTTATAAAATCCTGTACACGCCTCATATGGCAAAACTGGACCTGTGGAGAAAGACCGGTCATCTGGATTTTTATTCTGAAAACATGTATTCGCCGATGGAGATTGAAGGGCAGGAGTATGAGATAAAGCCGATGAATTGCCCTTTTCACATTTCAATTTACAAAAGCCGCCTGAGAAGTTACAGGGACCTTCCCATACGTTTTGCAGAGCTTGGAACGGTATACAGATATGAGCGCTCAGGCGTGCTTCACGGGCTCCTGAGGGTGAGGGGGTTTACGCAGGACGATGCGCATATATTCTGCAGTGAAGACCAGATTGAGGATGAGGTGCTCCGGGTATTGGATTTCACAATTTTTATCCTGAAGACGTTCGGCTTCAATGAATATGATATTTATCTTTCAACTCGGCCTGAAAAATATGTCGGCTCTCTGGAAATTTGGGAAACGGCTACAAATGCGCTTAAAAACGCCCTTCAGCACAAAGGGCTTCAATACAGTGTGGACCCGGGAGAAGGGGTTTTTTACGGGCCTAAGATTGATATAAAGGTTAAAGACTGCCTCGGCAGGCCGTGGCAATGCAGTACAATACAGGTGGATTTTAATATTCCTGAAAGACTTGATGTGACTTACAGGGGTGCGGATAATAAGGATTACAGGCCGATAATGGTGCACAGGGCGCTTATGGGCTCCCTTGAAAGATTTTTTGGCATACTGATTGAGCACCATGCAGGGATGTTTCCGCTGTGGCTTGCTCCGGTTCAACTTTGCGTACTGAGCATCTCCGAGCGGCAGGCTGAATATGCAAAAAGCGTTGCCGAATTATTTCAGAAAGACGGCTTCAGGGTTGAATTAAATACGGAAAATGAAAAGATTGGCTATAAGATACGGGAGGCGACTCTTTCAAAAATTCCGTATTTATGTATAATAGGAGATAAGGAAATGGCAGGCGGAACGGTAAATGCCAGAAAAAGAAATGGGGAAAATTTAGGTGAAATGCCCCTTGAAAAACTAAAATCAATCCTTAGGGATGAGACAACAGACAGGAGGTAA
- the pheS gene encoding phenylalanine--tRNA ligase subunit alpha — MIEDILSIKDLVREEVNKAKDSKTIQAVRVKFLGKKGILTGKLKSLNSIPNKHRPEYGRVLNEVKTEIESILRKQEEFFKSAELENSLKANRIDVTVSGYYIPCGHQHPTSRVLDEIVDVFLSLGFRIEEGPEVELDYYNFEALNMPQDHPARDMQDTFYITDDVVLRTHTSPVQVHVMKKNRPPLRVIAPGKVYRCDADVSHTPMFQQIEGFMVDSHITMSDLKGVLEVFIHQIFGPKIPVRFRPSFFPFTEPSAEIDIGCVICGGTGCKVCKNTGWIEILGAGMINPRVFEMVGYDPEAYTGFAFGMGIERITMLKYGIDDIRLFFENDKRFLEQF, encoded by the coding sequence ATGATTGAAGACATTCTCTCCATAAAAGACCTCGTTAGAGAAGAAGTAAATAAAGCAAAAGACTCAAAGACCATTCAGGCTGTCAGGGTAAAATTTTTAGGGAAAAAAGGAATTCTCACCGGAAAGCTGAAGTCTCTGAACTCTATTCCGAACAAACATCGGCCCGAGTACGGCCGGGTCCTCAATGAAGTCAAAACTGAAATAGAATCCATTCTTAGAAAACAGGAAGAATTTTTTAAAAGCGCTGAACTGGAAAACAGCCTTAAAGCCAACCGTATTGATGTGACAGTTTCCGGGTATTACATTCCTTGCGGACACCAGCATCCCACAAGCAGGGTGCTTGATGAGATTGTGGATGTCTTTCTGTCCTTAGGGTTCAGGATAGAAGAGGGGCCTGAGGTAGAACTGGATTATTACAATTTTGAAGCCCTTAATATGCCCCAGGACCACCCGGCAAGGGATATGCAGGACACGTTTTATATCACTGACGATGTTGTTTTAAGAACTCATACGTCGCCGGTTCAGGTGCATGTGATGAAGAAAAACCGCCCGCCCCTCAGAGTCATTGCGCCGGGCAAGGTATACAGGTGCGATGCAGACGTAAGCCACACTCCGATGTTTCAGCAGATAGAAGGGTTTATGGTTGACAGCCATATCACAATGAGCGACCTTAAGGGAGTTCTGGAAGTATTCATTCATCAGATATTCGGACCTAAAATCCCGGTAAGATTCAGACCAAGCTTTTTCCCTTTTACAGAGCCGTCGGCGGAAATTGATATCGGCTGTGTAATATGCGGCGGAACAGGATGCAAGGTTTGCAAAAACACCGGCTGGATTGAAATTTTGGGCGCCGGCATGATTAACCCGAGGGTGTTTGAAATGGTCGGATATGACCCTGAAGCGTACACCGGCTTTGCATTCGGAATGGGGATAGAAAGGATTACAATGCTCAAATACGGCATTGATGACATAAGATTATTTTTTGAAAATGATAAGAGATTTTTGGAGCAGTTCTGA
- a CDS encoding phenylalanine--tRNA ligase subunit beta, which produces MKASINWLKEFVEFSLTPQEIAETLTMSGLEVEGMEETEDDTLLEVNVPPNRPDCLSINGIAREISAVLGLTLKQPHISVSESGAVERPAVEIKDAGLCMRYSARIIRGVRIAPSPQRISERLELHGIRAKNNVVDITNYVLLEMGHPLHAFDLDKLSGSSIVVRQAGSTDKFLTLDNDERTLSSEMLLIWDKEKPVAIAGVMGGLNTEVAGDTVNILLESACFNPASVRRTSKTLNLSTESSYRFERGADIEGLIKALDRAAHLIAEIAGGEVSAMADNYPASFIPVQIPFKFSKINAVLGIDINPQRAEELLTRLGFKIKREGDGPTVVPPCYRQDVRCDIDVIEEIARLYGYDKIPATLPAIRMQSELPAMRNLIKTVTESLRKSGYSEAINYSFLNPSAFDKLMLSPDDARRNLIKIRNPLKNEDEALRTTLIPALLENVRLNLSRGEKSLRFFELSKVFLPSGQKLPAEPLRLSAVYLKGADSSSLWQGKHDGFYDLKGALEGLFAELRIQDYSFAAEGFCEPYLHPGKSCAVRAGNMVIGSIGALHPAAAQGFDISGEIYLFELDAEKLLLNIPAGITYRPLPKYPYVERDMAIVVLNEIKSADVSAAILNAEPDMIESVSLFDIYTGAHIPEGKKSLAFAIRYRAGDRTLTDSEVDLIHSKILKQLADSFRAELRS; this is translated from the coding sequence TTGAAAGCTTCTATTAACTGGCTTAAGGAATTTGTTGAGTTTTCCCTTACACCGCAGGAAATAGCGGAAACCCTTACTATGTCAGGACTGGAAGTTGAGGGAATGGAGGAGACCGAAGATGATACCCTGCTGGAAGTCAATGTTCCTCCGAACAGGCCCGACTGTTTGAGCATAAACGGCATTGCACGTGAAATATCCGCTGTCTTAGGACTGACGTTAAAGCAACCTCACATATCTGTTTCTGAGAGCGGAGCAGTAGAGCGCCCTGCAGTTGAAATCAAAGACGCAGGGCTTTGCATGCGGTATTCCGCAAGGATAATCCGCGGAGTAAGGATTGCGCCGTCGCCTCAGAGAATTTCCGAAAGGCTTGAATTACACGGGATAAGGGCCAAGAATAATGTCGTGGATATTACCAATTATGTTCTCTTGGAAATGGGGCATCCCCTTCATGCTTTTGACCTTGATAAACTTTCCGGCAGCAGCATTGTCGTCAGGCAAGCCGGCAGTACAGATAAATTCCTCACTCTTGATAATGATGAAAGGACTTTGAGCAGTGAAATGCTTTTGATATGGGATAAGGAAAAACCTGTTGCAATAGCAGGCGTCATGGGCGGACTTAATACAGAGGTTGCCGGAGATACAGTAAATATACTTCTTGAAAGCGCCTGCTTTAATCCTGCATCAGTCAGAAGGACTTCAAAGACGCTTAATCTCAGCACAGAATCATCTTACAGATTTGAAAGAGGCGCAGATATAGAGGGGCTCATAAAGGCATTAGACAGGGCCGCTCATCTTATTGCGGAGATTGCCGGCGGGGAAGTCTCTGCAATGGCTGATAACTATCCCGCTTCTTTCATACCCGTACAGATTCCGTTTAAATTTTCAAAGATAAATGCAGTTCTGGGGATTGACATCAATCCGCAGAGGGCAGAGGAGTTGCTTACCCGGCTCGGATTTAAAATAAAGAGGGAAGGGGACGGGCCTACGGTAGTCCCTCCATGTTACAGACAGGACGTCCGATGCGATATTGATGTGATAGAAGAGATAGCGAGGCTTTACGGCTATGATAAAATCCCTGCCACACTGCCTGCGATTAGAATGCAGTCAGAGCTTCCTGCCATGCGGAATCTCATCAAGACGGTTACAGAGTCTTTGAGGAAATCAGGATATTCGGAGGCAATCAACTACAGTTTCTTAAATCCTTCGGCTTTTGACAAATTAATGCTTTCACCGGATGATGCGAGAAGGAACCTGATTAAAATAAGAAATCCCCTGAAAAATGAGGATGAGGCGCTCCGCACTACGCTTATTCCCGCCTTACTTGAAAATGTTAGATTAAACTTGAGCCGCGGTGAAAAATCGCTCAGGTTTTTTGAACTTTCAAAGGTGTTTTTACCCTCAGGGCAAAAACTTCCTGCAGAACCGCTGCGTTTATCCGCAGTGTATTTAAAGGGAGCGGATTCTTCATCTTTGTGGCAGGGAAAGCATGACGGATTTTATGATTTAAAGGGAGCGCTGGAAGGTCTTTTTGCTGAACTAAGGATACAGGATTATTCTTTTGCCGCTGAAGGATTCTGTGAGCCGTATCTTCATCCCGGAAAATCCTGTGCTGTCAGAGCAGGCAATATGGTTATAGGCTCAATAGGTGCCCTTCATCCTGCCGCGGCACAGGGCTTTGACATATCAGGCGAAATATATTTATTTGAGCTTGATGCGGAAAAACTTTTGCTTAATATCCCAGCAGGAATTACTTACAGGCCGCTGCCGAAATATCCTTATGTTGAAAGGGATATGGCAATAGTTGTTTTAAATGAAATTAAATCGGCTGACGTCAGCGCAGCTATTTTAAACGCTGAGCCGGATATGATAGAGTCTGTCAGCCTGTTTGATATTTATACGGGCGCCCATATTCCTGAAGGAAAAAAGAGCCTTGCCTTTGCCATACGTTACAGGGCAGGGGACAGGACGCTTACCGACAGCGAAGTTGACCTTATACACTCAAAGATACTCAAGCAGTTGGCAGATTCATTCAGGGCAGAACTGCGCAGTTAG
- a CDS encoding diacylglycerol kinase family lipid kinase: MNYQPLDVRLIANPIAGRGSLRSIKRAVELLKDKVSLSAFITQKKGDAEAYAKEISHLKSQISNLLVIVAGGDGTINEVINGLLASGISDVMPPVALLPLGTTNVLAKELGIPEDIEQSLQLALAGFPKRISLGRIVITRDSLPVTRYFCLMAGIGFDGAAVHGVRDSIKKISGKGAYILSGISQLAKYSPSLIKVNTSNGLLTGYTAVVGKARGYGGYFTVTPKASITEPNLDLCLFGGKTRRDLIRFVNGVVSKNHLNFNDVFYGKFTELEIVSDREVHVQTDGDYFGTLPLKIDVVKDALSLVW, translated from the coding sequence ATGAATTATCAGCCTCTTGATGTCCGGCTTATTGCCAACCCTATAGCAGGCAGAGGATCTCTCAGGTCAATAAAAAGGGCAGTGGAACTGCTTAAAGATAAAGTATCACTTTCAGCATTTATTACTCAAAAAAAAGGCGATGCGGAAGCGTATGCGAAAGAAATCTCACATCTCAAATCTCAAATTTCAAATCTGTTAGTTATCGTTGCAGGAGGCGACGGGACGATTAATGAAGTGATTAATGGTCTGCTTGCATCAGGCATCTCTGATGTCATGCCTCCTGTTGCACTGCTTCCGCTTGGCACGACCAATGTTTTAGCAAAGGAGCTCGGCATACCTGAGGACATTGAACAGTCGCTTCAATTAGCATTAGCAGGCTTTCCAAAAAGAATATCGCTCGGCAGGATAGTTATTACCCGTGATTCTTTGCCTGTCACCCGTTACTTCTGTTTAATGGCAGGCATAGGCTTTGACGGCGCGGCAGTTCATGGCGTCAGAGACAGCATAAAAAAAATATCAGGGAAGGGCGCATATATTCTCTCCGGAATCAGTCAGTTGGCAAAATACAGCCCTTCCCTGATTAAAGTAAATACATCTAACGGCCTGCTTACAGGTTATACGGCAGTTGTGGGAAAGGCAAGGGGTTACGGTGGATATTTCACTGTGACCCCTAAGGCATCAATTACTGAGCCGAATCTTGACCTTTGTCTCTTCGGAGGGAAGACAAGAAGAGACCTGATAAGGTTTGTTAACGGGGTTGTCAGTAAGAATCATCTGAATTTTAATGATGTTTTTTACGGCAAGTTTACGGAATTGGAGATTGTCTCCGATAGAGAGGTACATGTCCAGACAGACGGCGATTATTTCGGGACGCTGCCGCTGAAAATTGATGTGGTCAAAGATGCGCTCAGCCTTGTCTGGTAA
- a CDS encoding CCA tRNA nucleotidyltransferase, whose amino-acid sequence MKISAAILSNSVNTWIFSTAGRQVFLVGGYIRDLLRGIISKDKDFILHGSAENIARETAGKFSGTFVTLKPEMTYRVVLKNKEILDFSNLQGSINEDLKRRDFTVNAIAWSPVSGIIDPFGGREDINEHIIKAVRMKNLSDDPLRIIRAYRLAAELNFKIEPDTRRNLKHYRNGLAKVASERITEEIFKILKNKNAVKCLSECRKDKVLEKVFHADSRLSNMKLLAGFDVYLKNASKKIKELLSGEISQGLDRAGLIRLALLLPDHDDTVEKTRLKVSRSIRKALGEIHCGYSAAPVSRGRISKDILFKIFNASGGRVFEVCILLSLIKGYNRKTLLGRADEYLKIKNKVLLNGNDIQKILKIYRGRKIGGILSAVQKAQFKGEIKTRTETKKWLLHNFQ is encoded by the coding sequence ATGAAAATATCTGCAGCAATCCTGTCCAATTCAGTCAATACATGGATTTTTTCAACTGCCGGCCGGCAGGTTTTTCTTGTAGGCGGATACATCCGCGATTTACTGAGAGGCATAATATCAAAAGACAAGGATTTCATCCTGCACGGCAGCGCAGAAAATATTGCACGGGAAACTGCCGGTAAATTCAGTGGGACCTTTGTCACATTAAAGCCTGAAATGACATACCGGGTGGTTTTAAAAAACAAAGAAATCCTTGATTTCTCAAACCTGCAGGGCTCAATAAATGAGGACTTAAAGAGGCGGGACTTTACAGTTAATGCAATTGCCTGGTCGCCCGTATCGGGCATTATTGACCCGTTTGGCGGAAGAGAGGATATTAACGAACACATTATTAAGGCAGTGAGAATGAAGAACCTGTCAGACGACCCGTTAAGAATTATCAGGGCATACAGGCTTGCCGCAGAGCTGAATTTTAAGATTGAACCGGATACGAGGAGAAACCTGAAACATTACAGAAACGGTCTGGCTAAAGTGGCGTCTGAGAGGATAACTGAGGAAATTTTCAAAATTCTCAAGAATAAGAATGCAGTTAAATGCCTCAGTGAGTGCCGCAAAGACAAAGTTCTGGAAAAAGTATTTCATGCAGACAGCCGGCTGTCAAATATGAAACTGCTTGCCGGGTTTGATGTTTATCTAAAGAATGCTTCTAAAAAAATCAAGGAACTGCTGAGCGGAGAAATAAGTCAGGGGCTTGACAGGGCAGGGTTAATAAGGCTTGCCTTGCTTTTGCCGGACCATGACGATACAGTGGAGAAGACACGCCTGAAGGTAAGCAGGTCTATCAGAAAGGCCCTGGGAGAAATCCACTGCGGATATTCAGCGGCTCCTGTATCACGGGGGAGAATCTCCAAAGACATTCTTTTTAAAATCTTTAATGCCTCGGGCGGCAGGGTCTTTGAGGTGTGCATACTTTTGTCTTTGATAAAAGGATATAACAGAAAAACGCTTTTAGGCAGGGCGGATGAATATCTGAAGATAAAAAATAAAGTTTTGTTAAACGGCAATGATATACAAAAAATATTAAAAATATACCGCGGCAGAAAAATAGGGGGAATACTGTCAGCAGTTCAGAAGGCTCAGTTTAAAGGCGAAATAAAAACACGGACAGAGACAAAAAAATGGCTCCTGCATAATTTTCAATAA
- the rpmI gene encoding 50S ribosomal protein L35 — MPKLKTHKGAAKRFKLTKKGKIKRGKAFRSHLLTGKPSKRTKQLRKRGLIDKADCGNIKRLLPYG, encoded by the coding sequence ATGCCAAAATTAAAAACACACAAAGGCGCGGCAAAGAGATTCAAGCTGACCAAGAAAGGCAAGATAAAGCGGGGTAAAGCATTCAGAAGCCACCTCCTTACAGGCAAGCCTTCAAAGAGAACAAAGCAGCTAAGAAAAAGGGGGTTGATTGATAAAGCCGATTGTGGTAACATTAAAAGATTGTTGCCATACGGATAA
- a CDS encoding translation initiation factor IF-3 has translation MKGLRVNEGIRAREVRVIGHDGAQLGILPIREALNIAAEHDLDLIEVAPGATPPVCKIMDYGKYRYQMSKKNTTKHKIIVVKEVKMRPQINEHDLDLKIKNIKRFIEEGNKAKVTIFFRGREIVHASLSKKFFDKIIQEISGTANIEQKARLEGNHMTMVLSPKAG, from the coding sequence ATAAAAGGACTAAGAGTAAACGAAGGAATCAGGGCCAGAGAAGTCAGGGTTATAGGACACGATGGCGCGCAGTTGGGAATTCTGCCGATAAGAGAGGCGTTAAATATTGCCGCTGAGCATGACCTGGACCTGATTGAGGTGGCTCCCGGGGCAACTCCTCCGGTGTGCAAGATAATGGATTACGGCAAGTACCGTTATCAGATGAGCAAGAAAAACACAACCAAGCACAAGATAATCGTGGTTAAGGAAGTAAAGATGAGGCCGCAGATTAATGAACACGACCTTGATTTAAAGATAAAAAATATAAAGCGTTTTATAGAAGAAGGCAACAAGGCAAAGGTAACAATCTTCTTCAGGGGCAGGGAAATTGTACATGCCTCGTTATCAAAAAAATTTTTTGATAAAATTATTCAGGAGATTTCCGGGACGGCTAATATTGAGCAAAAAGCCAGATTAGAAGGCAACCACATGACAATGGTGCTTTCGCCTAAAGCAGGTTAA
- a CDS encoding 6-carboxyhexanoate--CoA ligase has translation MKKFYSVRMRASKDGMHISGAEGIYDKNNVSNIVQKYTGRALSHEKGRSDEISLTIEELKERPLKISTLPICTLNTRNPESVKKASIKILRSIGITERAVEEAFKSLSLGITMRGAMLMDIAGVRLEPDLLRGVRVTRMGITENADSILSKKLSKLDINNNTVKEALILASKVNRHPMILGELCISDDPDYTTGYIAGRAFGYIRLPHIKKRGLHYGGRAFFITGGELKGLIEYLQQTPVIISRINHCRGRVDTEEILRKKK, from the coding sequence ATGAAGAAATTTTACAGCGTAAGAATGCGCGCTTCAAAAGACGGAATGCACATCTCGGGCGCAGAGGGAATCTACGATAAAAACAATGTCAGCAATATAGTTCAGAAATATACCGGAAGGGCGCTGTCCCATGAAAAGGGCAGATCCGATGAGATATCCCTTACCATTGAGGAGCTGAAGGAAAGACCCCTGAAAATATCAACACTGCCTATTTGCACCTTAAACACCAGGAACCCCGAGTCTGTAAAAAAAGCATCCATAAAAATATTGCGTTCCATAGGTATTACTGAAAGGGCGGTTGAAGAGGCTTTTAAGTCTCTCAGCCTCGGCATCACAATGAGGGGGGCAATGCTCATGGACATAGCGGGCGTAAGGCTTGAGCCTGATCTTCTTCGGGGTGTGAGGGTCACGCGGATGGGGATAACGGAAAATGCAGATTCAATCCTGTCCAAAAAATTGAGCAAGCTGGATATTAACAATAATACAGTTAAAGAAGCGCTGATCCTGGCAAGCAAGGTAAACCGCCATCCGATGATTTTGGGTGAACTCTGTATCTCAGACGACCCTGACTATACAACAGGATATATTGCCGGCCGGGCCTTTGGCTATATAAGACTGCCGCATATTAAAAAGCGCGGGCTCCATTATGGCGGAAGGGCTTTTTTTATCACAGGCGGCGAATTAAAAGGTTTGATTGAATACCTTCAGCAAACCCCTGTCATAATTAGCAGGATTAATCACTGCAGGGGCAGAGTAGACACAGAGGAAATACTCCGGAAGAAAAAATGA
- a CDS encoding GAF domain-containing protein, producing MFNNIYLDILDNIPDAVYCTNTERKITYWNRSAEILTGISFEEAVGKNCEALLSYEDDSGIKLQPYEYPLNLCLQSMKTVVKDLFLKDKNNERKRIEEKSSPVFRKSKTVGAVSVLRNNDRVFAEVETNMRRERKNRLIPICAWCKKIRIDENLWEQIEKRLTDEGFGVFTHGMCPDCADKIFEKKVYLESYQNICKAISSSLSLDEVLNLIVTNAVKVMNVKASMLRLLNKETQKLEVAASHGLSPGYINKGPVAYDKSIDDALSGKAVSIYDITSDANARYREEAESEGIRSILSIPVKFKKEVIGVLRMYTAEPVKYSDEDLKFMAAIAEQAAIGIINARKFETTVSRAREYLRVFEQVTKAVSSSLKFSEVLDMIVRMLPEVMKLKAATIRLLDDTGKKLELVAASGLSEKYLKRGPVDFEENIKEALQTKPVAIYDVATDPRVHYQKEARKEGIKSILTLPITAKGSVIGVLRLLTDTPRQFSDEDITFSASLAEVCGIAIENARIYEKLQKG from the coding sequence ATGTTCAATAATATATACCTTGATATCCTTGACAATATCCCTGACGCAGTTTATTGCACAAATACTGAAAGGAAGATTACATATTGGAACAGGAGCGCTGAAATACTGACAGGCATCTCCTTTGAAGAGGCTGTTGGAAAAAACTGCGAGGCGCTGTTATCTTATGAGGATGACTCCGGAATAAAGCTTCAACCCTATGAATATCCTTTAAATCTCTGCCTTCAGTCAATGAAGACGGTTGTCAAAGACCTTTTTCTTAAAGATAAAAATAATGAAAGAAAACGCATAGAGGAGAAATCAAGTCCTGTCTTCAGAAAAAGTAAAACAGTCGGCGCAGTTTCCGTCCTTAGAAATAATGACAGGGTATTTGCTGAAGTGGAAACCAATATGCGGAGGGAGAGAAAAAACAGGCTGATACCGATATGCGCCTGGTGCAAAAAAATCAGGATTGATGAAAATTTATGGGAACAGATTGAGAAGCGTTTAACCGATGAAGGGTTTGGCGTTTTTACGCACGGCATGTGTCCTGACTGTGCAGACAAAATTTTTGAAAAAAAGGTTTATCTTGAAAGCTATCAAAATATCTGCAAGGCCATCAGTTCAAGCCTCTCACTTGATGAGGTGTTGAATCTGATTGTGACAAATGCCGTTAAGGTAATGAATGTTAAGGCCAGCATGCTAAGGCTTCTTAACAAGGAGACGCAGAAGCTTGAAGTCGCCGCCAGCCACGGCCTCAGCCCCGGATATATTAATAAAGGCCCCGTAGCCTATGATAAAAGCATAGACGACGCCTTATCAGGCAAGGCGGTTTCCATCTACGACATTACATCAGACGCCAATGCAAGATACCGTGAAGAGGCAGAGTCAGAAGGCATACGAAGCATATTATCAATACCCGTAAAATTCAAAAAAGAAGTAATCGGGGTTTTAAGGATGTACACTGCCGAACCAGTGAAATACAGTGATGAAGATTTAAAGTTTATGGCTGCGATTGCCGAGCAGGCTGCCATAGGCATTATAAATGCGAGGAAGTTTGAGACTACAGTTTCGCGCGCAAGGGAATATCTGCGGGTATTTGAACAGGTTACTAAGGCTGTCAGTTCATCCTTAAAATTTAGCGAAGTGCTTGATATGATAGTGAGAATGCTCCCAGAGGTGATGAAGCTCAAGGCAGCTACCATCAGGCTTTTGGACGACACAGGGAAGAAGCTGGAGCTCGTAGCCGCTTCAGGGCTTAGTGAAAAATACCTGAAAAGAGGCCCTGTTGATTTTGAGGAAAACATAAAAGAAGCCCTCCAGACCAAGCCAGTAGCCATTTATGACGTAGCCACTGACCCGAGGGTCCATTACCAGAAAGAGGCCCGCAAAGAGGGGATAAAAAGTATTCTTACCCTTCCTATTACTGCAAAGGGAAGCGTTATAGGCGTTTTAAGGCTGCTGACTGACACACCAAGGCA